ccgatatagcaataggctcgctccctattacATTACGGGACGGAACAAACAGGGCGAAGAATGGGGGGCCTTAgtagcacctctgcctacccctttggtgATAAAAGatgatgtgtgtttgtattgtttgttttcttaACCCAGTACTAGTAGAAAGTAAAAAAACCCGTATTTTACATTGGTTAAAATGTtgtaactaattattaaataattaggtTACTAGGTCAATGTTAAATAACTATAGACTAGtgggaattattttaataatgttacttaGCAATTTGTCCTCCAATCATGTCGCATGGGTATACGTTTCCCAATTTCATTCTTTGGTACGGGTCGACACTGATGTATACAGCTTCCGCAAGGAATTCTACAAAGATataaatgttgaaaataaagataataagtaAATAGGAGTAAGTATTAACCTATCCAATAAAAAGTATGGTTCTCAACTTTtatagtttaaagaaatataagcAGACTTGTAGGTAAGTGAACACAATAGTGTGATTTACCTACCTACTACAAAATCAGACTTATTGTGTAGGACGGTAGGTGACTATTTTTTTAGATGGGTTAGTACACACCTAGTAAttagtaagtacctatatgaGAAAGTAAATATATCAAGACAAATAATTAACTTATCAAATGTAACgtgttaaagaaaaaaaatacataggtaATAAATTTGTACCTAGTAGGTACGTAACCCACCATCTTCTTTTAAATCAGATAATTGCTCTTCTACAATTTGAAAATCTTCTTTTTTAGGTTCACCCACGAATGGATTCAAAACTATGTACTTTCtggaattcataattttattatgcttgTTTTATTGTTCAATAGAAAGATAAGTAAACCTTATAGGTTATTTACAccacacacataatttataagtaataaactaGTTTTGAATTTTGATAGTGTAGGGGAAACTGGGTAATTTGATACGCAAAGGAGAAAGAGGAGAAGAGGTACGGGCGAATACAAAAGTCGGTTATTGGAGATTATGACGTCGAGAATCCTtaacataacttaaaaaaaaaaaactatttaggtACCTAGGCGAGAATGTTTAACATTTACACAGATGGGTGTTTTTCCTGTCAAAAATATTGTGAGTTTTTGAGTGCATGTAATGTTCATTCATGTTCTgtgtaaatttattgaaataagtaagtatataattgtcTCATCGAGTCGATAATTTATTtgtgcaattaaaaatatagttttcaaTGTCTGGTTGTCATTTAAAAGACATGGCGGTGTCGCGTCGCGTCGGTACAATTTGGGATTAGTACtctataagtaattataataattattataaatatatgttattatactTAATGTGTTAATTAAAACTCAAGTAAAATTTACTTCTAGCCGTTGACCGTAATTTCTGAGATCaaatgttagtatttttttgatcttgaatgaaattattatcTGTAGACAATTTCCTTTTTAAAACAGCGCCATATTCAAATTTACGGTGTGCGTATTAGGTGCGTATATTGGTACGTAGATTAATATAGCATATTGGTGTACATCCTACATAGTATATTAGTGTATTGCTAATGTAATATTGTACCTACACCTGTGTCAGGGCTCCGAAGAGTCGGAACTACATGTTGTGTATATGGTTCATTTTATGAACCATATTCACAACatgtagttataaaatataaaaataaataataaagattttaataacacaattaatttcacatctaatattcttttatttccaAGTATCAAATTGTAACAgagttacaaaattatattgaaatccAATTACCTGTAACAAAagatatatttcattatattcatACACTTATAACATGTAAGGAGGAGTCGACAGCCAGCAATAATATAACAGGTAAATTTGGTAAAAAGAAGCAATTTTGTTATGTGAAGCCCTATTCAGAACTTAATAGTTTATGAGCATTTTTTCGAGtaatttaagatttataaaattttaggaTAAAACACTTTcagatcaataaaataaaaaaaaaaactgttaaatgGGATTGTCTTCTTTTGTTGTTTTCCAGTATTTAAGTACCGATTTAGGTTTCcataataaattgtacaaaattaattaaaagttacaataacttTAATATGGTGGTCTTCTGCGGTCTTATGGACCTAAATCTATCAATATCCTATTGTTCAATTTACTTTTCAAcaaaattgatattaattatttaaaaaaactaagagGTACTTAGATACTAAAATTGGAAATTGTGGATAGGGCTTTTTTGATTTACTTTAAGCTTATATTACTCTcattatattagaatattaaatGTTGAATGAGGCACTACTCCTTTTCCTTTAGTTTTTGTGACATCACAACGTTTTGCGTTATCGACTTGAgagtgttttttaataatatacgtaTCGTTTGCGGTTCTACCTGCGTAAAAGAtatttcccggaataaaattcTATGTAATTATCGGGGGTAAAAAGAAGCCTAACCTAAGTCTATTATAACATTACAAACAACGTCACATTTGTCATGTTATTAGGAATAATGCTATCCGAATTCTTATAAATTGGTACTAACGGAGTCGGTGCCAACATTGCAGCAGATGTCATTTTGGCAAGGATGCTGCCAGCTGCAACATTTCCGACGTATGCTTGCGCTGCAGCGGCTGTGCTTCCCGCTGCAATGCCTCCGGAGCCAAAGCCCAGCATTGGTGCAACCCATGGCGTGAGTAATCCTCCAGTGCCATATATGGCAACTCCACCTACTACACCCACAGTAATAGCTGCAAGTAGCCCCATTGTGGCtctgtaaaattataaagttattgttAAGTTGGTAGGTAAATCAGCCTATGGTTTTTTGTTATTcctttttgtttcatatttgacTTTTCATGCCCACTAGGAGAATTCAGCCTGATTAGGTATagtgtacaaaatatattgtattcgtATAAAAATAGGAGTGAAACAGGCAGCTTAGGACAGGGGCAGATTATTTAGAagtacaagttttattttttaaatggtaacTCTATCACTTATAATTGTAGAATGTTATCCAATGAAACAAGACTTGTCGGATTGGTTTACCTATAGTTATTGAGTTCGTGATTTAGCGTGCTTTCTCTACATTTCTTCCTTCTTAAACTTTAGTAATTTTAAACTAGTGTTTTaatgatttgattttaaataagttgttaagaaattagattatttttgaAACCTAATAAGTAccatgtgtatttttttaggaaatttGTAAACTTATATCCTTATGAACTTCTATACACATTTCGAGTATACCATACATACCCTCAAGCGCTCTGTGACAATTGCAGTACCTAATACGAGAGGAAGAAAGGGAAAATCCCGAATTTTGACGCGACTCCTCGAGTTAGTTTTTCAACATGTTTTTCATTCGTTGTTGTCATCTTATTTTTAGTTTACGAGattaagggcctgtttcacaagtttccaATTTTTTAGCATTTATTTGAGACCTTAGATTAGAAATTAGGTAACTTTTGTATATCGAGGGTTTACTGTGAAAACCTGCTAAACTAcatttttcacaaaaatcagttaaataagtacatgaaaattcttatatttcTGAGCTTGATGTATTGATAAAACCGGCTAAGTAATACCCTTAATATTATACAAGATATGTAAtggtaaaaacagttacataCAACAAAATGATCAATACTCGATTTCTAAGGTATTATGACGTTATAAATCATTTCCGcagtaaatgtttttaaaagggCAAAAACTGTTTAGATACCTACTTACATCTGTAAGAGATTATGTAGGGTCAAGGCGGAAATAGTGGTTATAGCGGCAACAGTGGCGCAGCGGTCGTTGTTAAGAAAGTATTAGGGATAACTTTCCATCTGTTTCACTCCTCGGACGGTCTCGGGATATACTCGTGATGCAACCAGTTCGCTCGCGTCAGCGATGTAATTAGGGAGTGTTATgagtagttttttgttttgataagtgAAATCGTGAATTTTAAGGTAAGATTTATTTTGTGTCTGTTCACTAACCTTTCGTTACATggattgattaatattttcgcTAAGTAATAAGTTCAATTGAGGTCATTTTGTCGCATAATACACCTCGACTTATGCAAAACTGTTGTGTGTGGTATAGGCTAAATCCAAAATGGTAGTTAAGTACACAGTGGCTCAAATCACTTGAGTACACAGTGGCTCATGAGCCAATGTGTACTACTCTGATAATAATAGATACTGACACATAAATTTATTCCAagaatatttactaaaataccttataattattattaaatatcgatataaaaacgATTGGcaacattgtatattttaatagtggtaattttttttgttggcaACTTTGTCTGTGCATAAATATGTGCCTATGGGCCGATTAATTTTttctccaaataaaataaataattattaagtccACGAAGCATTTATTTCGCTCCACTTCAAAAACCTGCAAAAATTATCGGTATTTTTTTCAGGATGGCTCGTTCTGCAAAGCCCCGTAAAATCGGAAAACATCTGGAattgtcggattgccgtctcaccggactatgagagtgaaggaacagagagtgcttgtgtattgcgcacactatTGTTCACTATAATCGCTTCTGCATACCTGGCtgacctccgttgagattggtcgccgtagcggaaattcggttaggaaggaatcaatcgatcaattatatttactgctttgtttaattcattaatacataaagattgattaaaagtaaaaatgtgCATTATTATTTGCGTTGCATTATTGATGAATCAATGTGAACGTACCTGATTCACTGTGAACTGTGGGCCTATTCACTGTATCCGACCTCCAGTACACAGTGGttcaaattagtttttttttttaaaaccatttttatctcctaatatattactttgtttaactaaatcaatttaaataatgaaagtatattagatatattatatgCTAATCCTTTTACAACTTCGCAGCACCCTTCCATTGCTAGTGCAAGTTATTGAAAGCAAAAAGTGACCCACTGTTGCCGCCTTGACCctaatcgataaaaaataatgtcatgtGTCCCATCCCTACACAACTCCCTCTCTAGTTCCAGTGCTCACTGCTCAGCCATGTAACATGtctgtacaataatataattgtaatgtgcataattcacaataaacaaataataattaagaaggctatcattattttatacaagatGCGATATCTAAGTATATACGATCTAGATACGATAAAGTCTagaaaaaacttaatcgtatcTAGCAGAAGTATTCTGATAATAtagtcattaattttttatacctaaTTTCCAATATAAATCGTATAGGTAAAGATTAATAATGTCCCATCAAGTACATTTTAGCAATATAGACATGTAGAAATTTAGCAATATACAACTGTCTGAACTTATGAATTTCCTGATTTCTTACACTTTTATGACACATACTGAGTAAtattacacacaaaaaaaaaaacgttattataTATCCTAACTTGTGACTACTAtggatatacagggtcattttgacacatACAttcacacacacgccatatgcacattaaactacaaaatgataaaaaaattactaaactaaaaccaggatttttgttgaaaatgtttgttattaattgatgatttttggcacagtgTCAACAAAGATGATAAAGAggatatggtttcatttagtaacgcaatgtcaaaatgaccctgtatatgtcAATAGTGACTACTAAATTAATTGAGCACTTTTATTTggtttaaacttttaaaacgtAATAACTTAAAACTAACTTCACTGCATTTAGCAGGTTTTTGCAGTAAACCTTCAATATGGTCGGTATATTTGTGTGATGAGTAGTAAACAGGTACTCGGAAGTTGTGAGACAGGACCTTATAATATTCAACTGCTAAAACGTTTATACGTgaactacaataattattagaatgaGACGTAAACAAGATGGATGGATTCTAATTATACCATAAACTAGAAATAGCTTGAACTAACCTTACTTCCAAGCGTCGAAACAGTCCAGAGTTCTTGtccggaataaaaatatagtctctATCGGCCCATATTTATAGCGTAGAATACTCCTACTAAGAATTCTCATACTTTgtcttaaacatatttttccatCTGTCTAgacgcaaaaaatattattcttgagtttaccaatgtttttattacttgtaaATCAATACTTTAGGACACATATATATAATAGCTGGCCTGTCCTTACTTGCAAGCTAAATCTACACAAAAGTGAAGATTTTGTGAGTTTCATTGGTAAAGCGTCTGAAAACGCAATATGCTGCGCATTGATCTACTCCATGCGATATAGGAATCCGCACGTTTTAAATGAAATCCCTAAGATAAGTGTACTTAGGAACGAAATACAAAACAGCATAGAAAATATGTAATTCCATAGCCAAATACAAaacatgttattgttaaagcgggagagggggAGTGGGAGACGagcatgtgctctcgactttacctacaattcatacttttctcattcttcATATTAACTTGCCCCCTCTGGGCCTTCGGCTGACGACGTTCTTATCTGCATATCCCCGAAATCTGTTAATATCACCTTTTTCTATTGTGTAATAAACTGAGAAGGGGTATATAAATCTCAGTAATAATTGACCGTAACTCATGTTGTACCACTACTACTCAGAAAACCAATGTGCAAAACAagtacttaaggcgatacctcaaggtccattttcatacattttgtttcggctttaatctgggtaattaaacaagtattggcaagtaaagaatttaaattcacgtctagttagtgattagttctcgcagttgaaataaaatttaatatgacgaaattttaaaggcagaaatatccatgattattaattatttttacatttttcttcaactgcgagaactaatcactaactagacgtgaatttaaattctttacttgccaatacttgtttagttacccagattaaagccgaaacaaaatgtatgaaaatggaccttgagctaccaccttaatctAACCTGCTGTTACGTTTCGCTTGATGAGATTAGATATACCAACTAAAGcactaaatatttatgaaaaaagatAAGGAATATGTTCTGAGTAATTATGGTGAATTGTTTTAAAAGCATACGGAAccactaataatatattatttatttgccaaTTCACAGTAGGTAGATATTAGGGGTAACTCCCAATCATAGACTACGGTTGGGTTTATACATCCGGAATGACTTCTTGAATATTCTTTACCGGACAGGATTACCAAAAAAtttgaaattcagtttaaagtaaagtttgtaatattaaaaatattatctcatatttgtttttgtaaaagagttgagatttgtatttttaaatcaataaataaaatacaataattataatatttttagtctattctttacggcaaatgaaacaccaatcacgtcgcatgacgtcacacgtgggtaaaatgtaaacaaacagacgtcatctggatgtcataccgcgttgtgttattttaatgctttaaaggtgttttttggcacagaactgctctaataattaatattaatttatacgggacgttgttactatcttccagcttaacgtttacagattgtttaatcgttaatcataatggaccgcaaaaaatatcgttggtgcgtcgtaacctgaatgtaataatacttctatatctttaccaaacaaattatttattgatgtaccacgaaaagcagatatacgaataaagtggttgcagttagcaagacgaacctacgacggaatgtctgcagactcaccgatttagttctgtgaggatcactttgatgtaagtaaataaaaaatagtgtttcgatttaaaataaatcgataaatatttcaattaattaaatcatttgtacacccagggagattatggttatgagatgtatttatttatgttttagctgccacatgatatggaatagaatatttatttatatagaattctgtttgttacacagtaacctgagattgcctgagattaacacggtctatgcagtgttgccagatcataatttgtctttaccccaggattatttggaatttaaaattttacccttaaaccaatcataaataattcggtacttttttttctatatctttatctatgcagacgccacttctttcttcacttccacttcaataatcattaatttaattatctcattttattaggaacaactagctgtacacgaaaattgtattgaataaaaaattataattgtttcatggcctacaatttttgtaggaaacatctttctctaagctcaatatttattacaataccgtgaaacaatagctttaataccttaactcgtagaattaccccaaaaattaccataaaaaaataccctgcagattcagttttaccctaaatctagggtaaataaccctaatctggcattattgaatcactgttcaaatgacaagacttgtcaagttgctttatccacgtatgtcgtcacacgagacgaaatgacataatgtagcgttttcgcgggaattatagctatttaacatttaggcatggttttatgtactttttaagctttatttgtgcaaaatactatttttctttgctatttatatccacaatgatcaatttaaaacaccttctgaaaatttgtccggtcccctattcagAAACGGAATTCATTCTATTGTCCAATAGTTATCTGAGATTAGACAAGCCATAAATTCGTGCCAAAGAACATGGATTCCTGTCTAGGTCATCCTAGGCATTAGGATTCGCGAGGCAATTACTAGATAATATTATCGCAACAAATTGAAAAACATTCCAATTTCAATAGTGAATATGGTTGCAAGTTTGTATATGCTTAGGATCttgttatacatttaaataggAACCCATCGGACATGTgtacatgacagttacatgacattacgcgtgtcacgggaatataaccttattatttattacataataaggttatttttccgtgacacgaaCTACCGACTAACATTCCAATCATTCCGATGGCAAATAGGCTAGTATTATTTccacttcatatttttttattattttataataatgagtgGAAGTGTTTGAAACGTTTCTTTTTCAttactgttattaaataaattttgctcTTGTTTTATGGTGGTCTAGCTTTTTTAAAAGTCGAGTTAGAAAAAAGCtacttttatgaaatttagcatCCATTTTTCATGTGTGAATTCcatttgtaaatacaaaatgcCATTCCGGATGTAAAACTCGACTATCTAGTCTATGTTCCACCCTCAGGTTCcacatgcgatggttactcagcATTACTCAGTCTATCGTCAAATAGCAAAACgcttatgttaaaaaaaatttaaatgcttTAACTTTTACCAATAGATGGCATTAGTTAGTATTAACTATTAAGGTTTTcctcatcgatatatattatgtactacgtgttacatttggcgttccgaacattcactgtgttcaactgaattgaactgcaatctaaTCAAATTGACTTTAGTTTGGTCAATATCGACAGCTTGTGTTTGAGTTCGGattggcgctcatgatataagaactcgaatctaagtgtaaatctggatttatataaaaatattagtcaaataagtaaaattacttgttgttcaagtgaataaataggttataacagtgacgtttagGTTGccacttatgttgcaaaaacagggaaaattgATTCCTCTctagagcttccgttgcgtgcgctaagTAAATGGTTATTGTTtctttcccgggaaaatatacatatagcgtgacttttataacggaaaactttatcccggCAAAACTttcaacgcgggcggagccgcaggcaaaagctagtagtttatatggacgttcgtgtctatagctCAGAACAAGAataagcatagaaggaatctaaattaccctcatatacttatcctattttttcaaacaggccaaaaccgttgaaaagaacgagacaaatattatattgctaaggtcggcttgcgtacactttaaaataatcaaatggttacctttggtcatctttatgatgccgaattaaaaagcaaataaaatgtcaaatattcCAACTTGCCAGTCTCaaaacctcagaacaatgacaagcatagaagtaacactatgacatttgagtgtactctgtcttagacagcaagaaatttaattgtgttgcggtcccttctgacatcttatcgatatcgatagatgctttgtctatcggctatggtaaattcacaaacctgctaaaataaacacttttcggtcagtcaactacaaaccgttgcaaattgctattttagataaaggctaaaaaaagatatcaaaaccctgatttggtattcaagtaccgaaaaaagtctgggtatataaaagcactcggtaaaaagctgttaaattacaaaaaactataaaactaccggcgttcttcgagctaaattttggcCAATATTCAtgtgctatttacagcagtttccttgccttccgaaacgtcatttactaaacacaaaaatggtttagcacttaaattattaagttaagaaaatgttagaaatttcggaaggaatggaaaccgctgcaagtaacaaacaagaaatcggtcggaatttcgtctaggagaaagccagtacgccttctgttcttttctgactttcttaggcattgaaggatacccaagaggtgggattcgacagaagctactaaaatgggacagtaaaattaaaacacagcggtatcattcatgtcacatatgtttgatagcttatttcaatgttaataaaactttgtcgaaatgcttaaagcaaacacggtgctgttttttccaatgccaattgggacgagctatggcaacgatccatttttgcctcatagcatcatctgtggggaatctgcaatgaaacacattgaaACATATTGTGAAAATCAgttagtttcctcgaccccagccttcgcgcacgatttccaagtggcttttaccactacaccaccgtatattgaaagtaaaagtcaatttatgcaaaataataaactacaatatactaacatctatgttatcgacagaatatgcaacACAATActtaaattggtaaaaatgaaaaatacttaatacttaatgactggatcgaatggccaacagcagattataatatgactacagcataataaagtataattaataacactttttgcacttatgtacagggtttaatcaaatatattaggttttttgtttactcaccgatggaagctgatcatttcagtttcattttctttacgagaagaatgaaatttacaccccacaataacgcaggccattgcttgttcctagggctatattttacttaaatagcactttgcattattaaaattaacaacaaaaatattacacaacatgtagccacttttgaaaagcacgcgctgaagtataacgtaactgaATGGGGAGAAAAACTCAAAGGTCATGGTAGATGTCGCTAGCATCGAGttggttttattgttttgtcttGACATTTGTGAGAGTTTGTGTACGCTGTTTTCGAGTATTTAAAAGTCTATAATGTATTCCTTTTGGACTGTTCTACAATTAAAAGAGGAGTTACGTAAAAGAAATGCATCTGTCGCAGGGAAAAAAGCAGTATTGATTGAGCGGtaagcaataattattttttagggttatattgataaatgatcgattttttttttaatctaataagACCTTATGTTTTATCTTCCAGATTAGAAGCATATGatcgaaattttaattttagtgctAACCCAGGGCCTAGTACTTCCCTCAGTGACCCACAATATCTGTGTCCACCAATATCTGCTTACAAAGATATAAATGCAGATTCGCCTATTCCTCCTCTCAATAGACAAGAAATACAATCGTTCTTCGAAAGGTATGATCATTTATTAAGccttttatttagtattatttcattttaacaaaGAAGTAGTGTCCACTTCCAACAGGCTACTAACCATACATGCATTATCATTATAACTCCAATATTCTGTTTATTTCAGATTTAACACTCGTCCAAAAGGGAAGGTCATGTATGAAGCAAGATGTTTGTTGACGGCACGATATGTTATTGAAGGTGTTAACACATATATACAGAGCCAATGCAAAGCGCAGATGAAAAAAATGATATacatagtgaatgtaatgctaAATAATGAAGGCAACATTATACAATCCCACTGTGAACGTGCAGCAGGCAGTGGTATTGAAGCACACTGCAAACATGTGTCTGTGCTACTTCGTGCAATAGAGGATATGATCCAGACTAAAAGTATTATCCTGCATCAGGTATCAACACAAACCCTGATGACTTTTAAAAAACCTTCAAAGGTGTTTTACAAATCACCAATCCAAGCTCAAAACTTGCCATCTATCAGCAAAAAAAGGAAATCAAATATTAACTTTGAACCATTGCCAAAGGAACTTGAGATTGAAAATTACCATGAATACGTATGTAATTTAGCTATTAATTTTGGAGAAACAAAAATGCCTATTTTGCAACTTATCAGGCCAGCTAATCCCTATGGCATGGACTATGATCATAATATGTATTCATGTAAGACAATGCAAGATCATttacttgataatttattattgcaaaatgtgacacaaaaaaaaattatgaagtagaaaaattaacaagGGCTCAAGATAAATGTGCTGAATGGCATAAGTGGAGGTCATATAGGGTAACTGCAAGCATGTATTATGCAATTTGCCATGTGCAAAGTGGGAAGAAACAATTactggaaaaaatattgaaccctaaaaaaattttatcttttttttttttattttacatatttgttaaaaacttaCACAGCATATTCTTCTAACTAATGCAATCATAAACTCAGTGAGTTTTTCCGTGCATCATTATCACTATCATTgacagtaatatatttttataattgttgtgtACAAGgtagattacaataatttaaataatatgatattgtgtATCACCTACTGAGCCGGCCGTCGCACTGCGTATcgttaaaaagtatataatgcGGCGGTAGATGTTAATTACAAGTTGAAATAGAGGCTGTTCCTAAGatttttaagtttcttttactttatttttttttttttttttttttgcttaatattGTAAGCACTTGTT
This portion of the Manduca sexta isolate Smith_Timp_Sample1 chromosome 14, JHU_Msex_v1.0, whole genome shotgun sequence genome encodes:
- the LOC115453851 gene encoding uncharacterized protein LOC115453851, which translates into the protein MGLLAAITVGVVGGVAIYGTGGLLTPWVAPMLGFGSGGIAAGSTAAAAQAYVGNVAAGSILAKMTSAAMLAPTP
- the LOC115453852 gene encoding uncharacterized protein LOC115453852, encoding MYSFWTVLQLKEELRKRNASVAGKKAVLIERLEAYDRNFNFSANPGPSTSLSDPQYLCPPISAYKDINADSPIPPLNRQEIQSFFERFNTRPKGKVMYEARCLLTARYVIEGVNTYIQSQCKAQMKKMIYIVNVMLNNEGNIIQSHCERAAGSGIEAHCKHVSVLLRAIEDMIQTKSIILHQVSTQTLMTFKKPSKVFYKSPIQAQNLPSISKKRKSNINFEPLPKELEIENYHEYVCNLAINFGETKMPILQLIRPANPYGMDYDHNMYSCKTMQDHLLDNLLLQNVTQKKIMK